The following proteins are co-located in the Anas platyrhynchos isolate ZD024472 breed Pekin duck chromosome 1, IASCAAS_PekinDuck_T2T, whole genome shotgun sequence genome:
- the LNP1 gene encoding leukemia NUP98 fusion partner 1 — MEYEEDDDISFAKWMSSFWGHNLIDENEKEGRGHKKRQTRHFSERRASLPARLSSLHTTRLHASTKGSSSGHLKGSREFEEDQDCKCHCHKKASRTPSADSSCTEKRSNSIQEFAESFEKQLHFKSKRSVSLQPEGMKERRERERLHLRKSKSHKRMGEKSEPGREQKEDECSEDVAAKYNEQFPSQVNIEK; from the exons ATGGAATATGAAGAGGATGATGATATTTCCTTTGCGAAATGGATGAGCAGTTTCTGGGGCCACAACTTGATTGATGAGAATGAGAAAGAGGGTAGAGGCCACAAGAAACGTCAAACACGACACTTTAGTGAACGGAGAGCCTCCCTTCCG GCCAGGCTTTCCTCCCTCCATACAACACGACTTCATGCCTCTACCAAAGGCTCATCTTCAGGCCATCTCAAGGGCTCCAGAGAATTCGAAGAAGACCAGGATTGCAAATGCCACTGCCACAAGAAGGCAAGCAGGACACCTTCAGCTGACAGTTCATGCACAGAGAAAAGATCAAACTCCATCCAGGAATTTGCAGAGTCCTTTGAGAAGCAAttgcatttcaaaagcaaacGTTCAGTTTCTTTG CAACCTGAAGGCAtgaaggagagaagagaaagagagagattgcATTTGAGAAAGAGCAAGTCTCACAAGAGAATGGGAGAGAAATCAGAGCCAGGGAGAGAACAGAAAGAAGATGAATGTTCAGAAGATGTAGCTGCAAAGTACAACGAACAGTTTCCATCACAAGTAAACATTGAGAAATGA